A window from Thalassophryne amazonica chromosome 15, fThaAma1.1, whole genome shotgun sequence encodes these proteins:
- the LOC117526007 gene encoding histone H2B 1/2-like, producing MPEAKPAPKKGSKKAVTKTAGKGGKKRKRTRRESYAIYVYKVLKQVHPDTGISSKAMSIMNSFVNDIFERIASEASRLAHYNKRSTITSREIQTAVRLLLPGELAKHAVSEGTKAVTKYTSSK from the coding sequence ATGCCTGAAGCAAAACCAGCGCCCAAGAAGGGTTCGAAGAAAGCGGTGACTAAGACCGCCGGTAAGGGAGGTAAGAAGAGAAAGAGAACCAGGAGGGAGAGTTACGCCATATATGTTTACAAGGTGCTGAAGCAGGTCCATCCCGACACCGGCATCTCTTCCAAGGCGATGAGCATCATGAACTCGTTCGTGAACGACATCTTTGAACGCATTGCCAGTGAGGCGTCTCGTCTGGCGCATTACAACAAGCGCTCCACCATCACTTCCAGGGAGATTCAGACCGCTGTGCGCCTCCTGCTGCCCGGTGAGCTGGCCAAACACGCCGTGTCCGAGGGAACCAAAGCCGTGACCAAGTACACCAGCTCCAAGTGA
- the LOC117525640 gene encoding histone H4-like gives MSGRGKGGKGLGKGCAKRHRKVLRDNIQGISKSAIRHLARRGGVKRISGLIYEETRGVLKVFLENVIRDAVTYTEHAKRKTVTAMDVVYALKRQGRTLYGFGG, from the coding sequence ATGAGTGGACGAGGCAAAGGCGGTAAAGGACTCGGGAAAGGATGTGCCAAGCGGCACCGTAAAGTTCTCCGTGATAACATCCAGGGAATCAGCAAATCCGCTATCCGCCATCTGGCTCGCCGCGGTGGAGTGAAGCGTATCTCCGGCCTGATCTACGAGGAGACTCGCGGTGTGTTGAAGGTGTTTCTGGAGAATGTGATCCGTGATGCCGTCACCTACACTGAACACGCCAAGAGGAAGACCGTGACCGCCATGGATGTGGTGTACGCGCTGAAGAGACAGGGCCGAACTCTGTACGGCTTCGGCGGTTAA
- the LOC117525638 gene encoding histone H2A-like, with product MSGRGGGKTGGKVRAKAKTRSSRAGLQFPVGRVHRLLRKGNYAERVGAGAPVYMAAVLEYLTAEILELAGNAARDNKKTRIIPRHLQLAVRNDEELNKLLGKVTIAQGGVLPNIQAVLLPKKSEPKTKSK from the coding sequence ATGAGCGGCAGAGGAGGCGGTAAAACTGGTGGTAAAGTCAGAGCGAAGGCGAAGACTCGCTCTTCTCGGGCTGGTCTGCAGTTCCCTGTCGGTCGTGTTCACAGACTGTTGAGGAAGGGGAACTATGCGGAGCGTGTTGGTGCCGGCGCTCCCGTCTATATGGCGGCTGTGCTCGAGTATCTGACCGCTGAGATCCTCGAGTTGGCTGGAAACGCTGCCCGCGACAACAAGAAGACCCGTATCATCCCCCGTCACCTGCAGCTGGCTGTTCGCAACGACGAGGAGCTCAACAAACTGCTGGGAAAAGTGACCATCGCTCAGGGCGGCGTGCTGCCAAACATTCAGGCTGTTCTGCTGCCCAAAAAAAGCGAACCGAAGACCAAGTCCAAGTAA
- the LOC117525639 gene encoding histone H2A-like: protein MSARGKSGGGKARAKAKTRSSRAGLQFPVGRVHRLLRKGHYAERVGAGAPVYMAAVLEYLTAEILELAGNAARDNKKTRIIPRHLQLAVRNDEELNKLLGKVTIAQGGVLPNIQAVLLPKKSEPKTKSK from the coding sequence ATGAGTGCAAGAGGAAAAAGTGGTGGTGGTAAAGCCAGAGCTAAGGCGAAGACTCGCTCTTCTCGGGCTGGTCTTCAGTTCCCGGTCGGTCGTGTTCACAGGCTGTTGAGGAAGGGGCATTATGCGGAGCGTGTTGGTGCCGGCGCTCCCGTCTATATGGCGGCTGTGCTCGAGTATCTGACCGCTGAGATCCTCGAGTTGGCTGGAAACGCTGCGCGCGATAACAAGAAGACCCGTATCATCCCCCGTCACCTGCAGCTGGCTGTCCGCAACGACGAGGAGCTCAACAAACTGCTGGGAAAAGTGACCATCGCTCAGGGCGGCGTGCTGCCAAACATCCAGGCTGTTCTGCTGCCCAAAAAGAGCGAACCGAAGACCAAGTCCAAGTAA
- the LOC117526645 gene encoding histone H3-like: MSGRGKGGKGLGKGGAKRHRKVLRDNIQGITKPAIRRLARRGGVKRISGLIYEETRGVLKVFLENVIRDAVTYTEHAKRKTVTAMDVVYALKRQGRTLYGFGANVNGSCLRRRGKLQNPPRKANFVLRMARTKQTARKSTGGKAPRKQLATKAARKSAPATGGVKKPHRYRPGTVALREIRRYQKSTELLIRKLPFQRLVREIAQDFKTDLRFQSSAVMALQEASEAYLVGLFEDTNLCAIHAKRVTIMPKDIQLARRIRGERA, from the exons ATGAGTGGACGAGGCAAAGGCGGTAAAGGACTCGGCAAAGGAGGCGCCAAGCGGCACCGTAAAGTTCTCCGTGATAACATCCAGGGAATCACCAAACCCGCTATCCGCCGTCTGGCTCGCCGCGGTGGAGTGAAGCGTATCTCCGGCTTGATCTACGAGGAGACTCGCGGTGTGTTGAAGGTGTTTCTGGAGAATGTGATTCGTGATGCCGTCACCTACACCGAACACGCAAAAAGGAAGACCGTGACCGCCATGGATGTGGTGTACGCACTGAAAAGACAGGGCCGAACTCTGTACGGCTTCGGCG CAAACGTTAACGGTTCATGTCTGCGGAGGCGTGGCAAATTGCAAAATCCGCCCAGG AAAGCGAATTTTGTATTGAGAATGgcaagaaccaagcagaccgcccgtaaatcaaCCGGAGGTAAAGCGCCCAGAAAGCAGCTGGCTACGAAGGCTGCCCGTAAGAGCGCTCCTGCTACCGGCGGCGTGAAAAAACCTCACCGTTATAGACCCGGTACCGTGGCGCTGCgggagatccgccgctaccagaaatctacagagctgctgatccgcaaatTGCCCTTCCAGCGTCTGGTGAGAGAGATCGCTCAGGATTTCAAGACTGATCTGCGCttccagagctccgctgtgatggctctgcaggaggccagtgaGGCTTATCTGGTCGGCCTGTTTGAGGACACTAACCTGTGCGCCATCCACGCCAAGAGGGTCACCATCATgcccaaagacatccagctggCGCGCCGCATCCGAGGAGAGAGAGCTTAA